The DNA sequence taaagacaCAAAAGTGCATTGCAGCTGTCTCTGATCACTTCTCTGCCCCACAAaaaggatatttattttaaacaagtaaaaataagtttttaaacaCTTTCTTTAAACTGTGAACATAAACTCGTTTTCCTCTGTCACAGTGATATGGGAGACAATGTAACAAGCATCACAGAGTTCCTGCTCCTGGGGTTTCCGCTTGGCCCGAGGAGTCAGGTATTTCTCTTTGGGCTCTTCTCCCTGTTCTATGTCCTCACCCTGCTGGGGAACGGGGTCATCCTGGGGCTCATCTCCCGGGACTCCAGACtgcacacccccatgtacttcttcctctcccacctgGCCGTCGTCGACATCGCCTACGCCTGCAACACGGTGCCCCAGATGCTGGTGAACCTCCTGGATCCAGCCAAGCCCATCTCCTTTGCTGGCTGCATGATGCAGACCTTTCTCTACCTGACATTTGCTATCACAGAATGTCTTCTCCTGGTGGTGATGTCCTATGACCGGTATGTGGCCATCTGCCACCCTCTACGTTACACTGTCATCATGAGCTGGAGAGTGTGCATCTCCCTAGCAGTGACTTCCTGGGCCATTGGAGTCTTTCTCGCCCTGATTCATCTGGTGTTACTTCTACCTTTACCCCTTTGTAAGCCCCAGAAGATCAACCACTTTTTCTGTGAAATCATGGCTGTACTCAAACTTGCCTGTGCAGATACCTTCATCAATGAAAACATGGTCTTGGCTGGAGCAATTTCTGTGCTGGTGGGACCCTTGTCCTCTATTATAGTTTCATATATGTGCATCTTCTGTGCCATCCTCAGGATCCAGCCTGGGGAAGGTCAAAGAAAAGCCTTCTCcacctgctcctcccacctctgtGTTGTTGGACTCTTTTACGGCACAGCCATGATCATGTATGTTGGGCCCAAGTATGGGAACCACAAGGAGCAAAAGAAATATCTCCTGCTGTTTCACAGCCTTTTTAATCCCATGCTCAACCCCCTGATCTACAGTCTCAGGAACTCAGAAGTGAAGAATTCTTTGAAGAGGGTGTTGGGAATAGAAAGAGCTTTATGAAAAGATTATGGCATCACATTTCACAGTGCCCTAGGAAGTTATAATTTCAAGAGGTTCCCAACCCAACTCAGCATGAGAATTGCCTGagacatttgtttaaaataaagttatCTCCTACCCTACCATTAGATAACTGATTCAGTAGACATAACATAAATTCTAGAAATGTATGTCTTCAAATATTACCAACAGCAAGTGATGTTATAGCTAGTCCACATCAGAACAATGCCCTTTATAATATCCTCATTAAGCTGTGATCCAGTCCCATACCTTCCCTAATCTCTTCCTCAAAACACTAATCCCTCCAGAAGACTTTATAAATAAGTTCTATAGTCAAGTAATTTTGAGAATTACTGCATATTAGATGCTTCCCTTTAGTGCTCACAATTCATATGAGCATAGTGAATGCTGTAAAAATTCCTTTCATAGGCTGGGTGTGGGGGGGCTCATGCGTATAACACTtgcaactctgggaggctgaggcagaaggatctcttgagctcagaagttcaagaccagcctgaggaagagcatgaccgtggctctactaaaaatagaaaaatgagccaggcattgtggcaggtgcctgtaatcccagctacttaggagactaaggcagaaggattgcttgagcccaggagtttgaggctgctgtgagctaggctgatgttacagcactacccaaagtgacaaagtgagactcactttctcaaaaaaaaaaaaaaaagtattcttatAAAGAAGAATTATATTCCAGTTTTAGTCCTTTTTTTCTAAACTTAT is a window from the Nycticebus coucang isolate mNycCou1 chromosome 11, mNycCou1.pri, whole genome shotgun sequence genome containing:
- the LOC128598864 gene encoding olfactory receptor 2A7 gives rise to the protein MGDNVTSITEFLLLGFPLGPRSQVFLFGLFSLFYVLTLLGNGVILGLISRDSRLHTPMYFFLSHLAVVDIAYACNTVPQMLVNLLDPAKPISFAGCMMQTFLYLTFAITECLLLVVMSYDRYVAICHPLRYTVIMSWRVCISLAVTSWAIGVFLALIHLVLLLPLPLCKPQKINHFFCEIMAVLKLACADTFINENMVLAGAISVLVGPLSSIIVSYMCIFCAILRIQPGEGQRKAFSTCSSHLCVVGLFYGTAMIMYVGPKYGNHKEQKKYLLLFHSLFNPMLNPLIYSLRNSEVKNSLKRVLGIERAL